In Cryptomeria japonica chromosome 5, Sugi_1.0, whole genome shotgun sequence, the genomic window gcttTGAAATTTGTTTAATGGCGAGACCCATTTGCCATTTTTAGTCTCAGTGGTTGTTCACATGAAATGCTTTGCTGGATAGCAGTTATGTATGACAACAGTTAATGCGTAGCGGTGGGTATACGGTAGCAACAAAAACTACCATGGTTGGTGTTCTGTTGCTTTTCATAGTTCCTTCATTGTCAATCAATATCAGACAAAACTTtctgttttatttaatttaatttttaattcataCCCATAGACAATTTCCCTGTTTCTCCTGCTTTCAAAGATTACCTATTTTTGGACATTTCATGCTTTTTGACATGAGTAGCTTGTTCTTACAGCAACAAATCTAGGAGACTATAATagtggtggagatgagggaggagaaaatggaataagagATCAGATGCAGAATGAGGCCTTCTCCAACTCCCCCAACTCCTCAGGAACCTAGACATCGCCAAGCAGGGCCAATGTAAGTTTTTCAGCTCTGAGGTTTGATTTTTAATGACCTGTTATAAGGATGCTTTGTACTTTGTGGTTTTCTGGGGTGGGATTTGGATGAAATTTGCCCTTGCTGTTTTTGGGTAAACCGTTGGGTTTATAGAGTAGTCAGGATTTGTTCCAGCTATTCTGGGAGTTCATGTGATCTACCCTCTTCATAGGTTGGATACGTTGTAACATATGGTCTAGTCCAAATGTGTTTTTGGGTGGAATATGCATTAAACTATCCAGTCTGTTAGTAGCCTATCACTGGGTATATATTATGTAGCATGATCAGCATTTTCTCAACATGCCTTGAATTTGCCAGATCCTTTGATCTGCCCTTCCCTCTGGTTAGGATTCATTGCACGAGACGATGTGGTTAGCCTTCATAGATTGAGTTTTTCGAGATGGGATTTGGATCAAATATATCCATTCTGTTAGTGGGCAATCGTTGGGCATATCTTTTGGTTATCGTTTCTTCGAATACCCTTGGAAGTTTTGAAACCATTGATCTTTCCTACCCTGCAGGCCATTGTGCATTGCACTAAATAGTGTATTTAGGGTTGTTGCCCTCAGCCGTGCACTAGTTGAGGATTGTGGGTGTCACTGGAACGAATTTATCTGATCTGTTAATGGCCATGCCCTAGATATGGTAATTGAATATTATTATCATTAGCATCATGTAAATTCGTTTGACCCTTTGATCTGCCCTGCCCCATAGGGTTAGCTAAATGCCATGATGGCATCTTATGGTAAGAGTATAAGTTTGTTGCGACTGAACAATATGAGGTTTTGGGTAAACTTTATGCTCATTGGGCAAATAGAGCGGCCGACATTTTCTTCAGCATTGGAGGTATTTTTTTTGCCTCTTGATCTTCTAGGTTGGAATATAGCATCATCTAATTTGGTCGTGTAAGGATACTGTCCTGCATAGATTTGGGGTTTTGGAGTGTACTTAGATGAAATTTTGCAGATTATTGGTAGCAATCGTTGTGCATATAAATTGGTCAGCTTTTTCTCCAATATCTTGAGAACATACCCCACCCTTCAATCTGCTCTTGTCATAGGTTGAATACGTAGTACGATATGATTTAGTGTATTAACGTTACCCTGCATAAAAGGATCAATTCAATTTGAATTTCTGTGCTTGTGGTCAATGATGGCAATGTTAACAAATCGCAATTGTTGAGGACAGTCACTTAAATCGGTTTCCCAAGACACCAGAGTTTTTTATGTCATTTATGGCCTGCAAATCAGCCagccaaatcatcaaaattgataagaacttaaaaaaaatgataaacgaACTCTGTTCTTATTGAAAAACCATTTCAATATCTGTCCAATAGAAATATGTCTTATGCAGTCTTTTAATTTATCACTGCAAAATTTCCATTGAGATGGATTTCTGTTCAATCGGTCTTCTGCTGAGATCTTTGAGAGATTTTCTGCAGTATATTCTATATATGTTCCAAATGAAGAATGCCATCTTGTGAGTCTTAAAGTATGCAACACCTAAGGTTGTTGTCCTTGTGGGATCATTGTTTATTAGATGACAAATGCCAATGGTGAATCTGAATCAGATATCTTTGTAGTTGCTAAAACTGAAATGGTTGGTAATTATTTTTATGATAGCAGTTAAAATTTAATCCCCCAAAACTTCAAGAACTTGATTTTTCAGTTCAAATCTATTTTCAATTTGTATTTCATTTATCACTTTTGCGTACTACTACATAAATTGTtgtaatgatgatgaagatgaatgcATTGTTTTATCTTACAGAGAAGATGGAACAAGCAGAAGAACGCAAGCACAAAGACACTCCAAAGATTCTGAAAAAGGAACACATAGTCCCCGGCCTGACAGGAACTCAAATCTCAGATTGTTTTACCTGAGATTGGCGCTGATTTTGATTATTTGTGGAACCTTGGTAACCCTCCTTTGTTCTCCTGCAGTAGACTCAAGTTCAAGCCACTTAAGGCCAAGGTAGATCTAAACTTATTTTACATTtgtatttaaaaaattaaagaagTGTTTATCGTCTTTTCTTTTTTTGGTTAATGATTTTAACAATAGATTGATTCAGGTCAAGGTTTGGAGAGGTAGGATGGCTGTGGGAGAGAAATTTCATAGATGAGCGCTATGTTGCAGTAGAGGAGGTTGACTGGTCACAAGTGTCAAAATATTTGGCATCTTTGAATAAATTAGAAAAAGAGCTGAAGGTGGGATTGCTGAATTTTGGTGAGGAGGAAGTGCAGAAGTGGCAGCAGCTGGCCCCTGGTTCAGAATTTATCACCTTTACATTTGACTATGCAAGAAGAGATGTGAAATGGGAAACTTTATATCCAGAATGGATTGATGAGGATGAGGCATTTGAGGTGCCCAAGTGCCCCCAACTGCATTTGCCCAAAGTCCCTAAGAATACTAAGCTAGATGTAGTTGCTGCTAAATTGCCTTGCAGAAAATGGGAGAAAAACTGGTCCAGAGATGTTGCTCGTCTACATCTGCAGCTTGCAGCTGCAAATCTGGCTGTGTCTTCAAAAGGGCATGGGGTCTATGTGCTTCTCATAACCGAATGGTGGCCTTCTCCTAACATTTTTACTTGTAAAGATCTCATAAGCCATGAAAACGATACATGGCTCTACAAGCCCAATGCATCAATACTGAAAAGCAAGCTGAAACTCCCAGTTGGATCCTGTCAGCTTGCAGTGCCTCTCAAAGCCAAAGGTTGGACTTAAGACTTTTTCAACTTTCACtttaatttcttcattaaaatctaTTGGAACACTGAATTCGCCTTGTTTGTCTGTTTGTTTACAGTTCGACCATATTCAGGTAACCCTAAGCGCGAAGCATATGCCACAATATTGCATTCAGCTGAATTTTATGTCTGTGGAGCAATTGCTGTTGCTCGGAGTATTCGTCTAACAGGTTCCAAACGAGATTTAGTAATACTTGTTGATGCGACAATTATTGCTGAGCACAGACGGGGACTTGAAATGGCAGGTTGGAAATTGAGGCAAATTGAAAGAATTAGAAATCCAAAGGCTGAGCGTGAAGCATACAATGAGTGGAACTACAGTAAGTTCCGACTGTGGCAGCTTACagattatgacaagattatttttaTAGATGCAGACTTGCTTATCCTTAGAAACATAGACTTTCTTTTTGGTATGCCAGAAATCACAGCAACTGGGAATAATGCAACACTCTTCAACTCTGGTGTAATGGTCATTGAACCATCTAATTGCACCTTTCAGTTGCTCATGGATCATATCAATGATATAGAATCGTATAATGGGGGTGACCAAGGTTATTTAAATGAAATATTCACATGGTGGCATCGCATGCCAAAACATATGAATTTTTTGAAGCATTTCTGGTCAAGTGATGCAGATGAGAAGGAGCTCAAAACCTATCTCTTTGGAGCTGATCCTCCAGTCTTGTATGTTCTACACTACCTAGGGTTAAAACCATGGCTCTGCTTCCGAGATTTTGATTGTAATTGGAATAATCCGATCCTGCAAGAATTTGCCAGTGATGTTGCCCATGCTCGTTGGTGGAAAGTACACGATTCAATGCCTGAGAGCCAACAACAGTTTTGTTTGCTACGTTCAAAGCAAAAGGCTTTCCTAGAATGGGATAGAAGACAAGCTGAAGCAGCAAAACTACCTGATGAGCATTGGAAACGGAATATTACTGATCCACGCTTGCAAATATGCAATGAAAGTTTTTGCTTTTGGGAGAGCATGTTATGGCATTGGGGGGAAGCAAATTACACAGAAAATGCTACTACTGAAGCTCCGCCAAAAACAGTTGCATTGTAACTATATATTCTTTGAAACGCTCTGAATGACATAAACAGAGCTTTCATGTTAAGTTTTGAATCCCCCTCAAATAATCCATGTTCTACCACTCTTGCTTAATCCATTGTACACTAATCATGAGTGTACATTGTATAATCattttgttttttattgtaataattaTTTCAATTCTCTTTATCATTTAGCAGTTACATTTGATTAAGGGAGATTTTTCCTTTTGATTCTTATTCAAGCAAGAAGACATGAATAGTTGGAGATGTCTTTTTACAAGCGTTTTGTTACAAGCAAAACTGTGAAtaataaaaagaaatttaattCATGTTTTCTGCTCTGTCATTGGCAGTGTTTACAGTCTTTGGGCCCAAACTAGCTTTAAACATTTTGACTTCCTTTGAAGCTATAAATGATTGTGTCTAAGAGCTCACAATGTTTTGGGATCCAGACTAAGCAGTACATATTTTGTGGTAATCAAATAATCTTATGCTTGCAAATGTTGGTTTGATCCTTGTGTTGATGGATAGAACCAACTTGAGTAGATGTAATGTTGTTTATGACTAATTTATTAGTTAATATTACTACATGGTAGGTACAATGTGCCATTGTTTTGTTGTAACAGATTGTAACAGAAAATGCTAGCAGACTAATATATCAACCTAACCATGGTTTATGTTGAGGTATTTTTTTGACAAGTGAAGGTCTTTATCCATAGATAtccaaaaaaaatttacactctgcAATTTAAATTGTGGTCATCATCAATGATCAATAATGGCCTGATTTTTATTTTTCTGTAAATATAACTTGGGTCCACAAACTGTATGGTACAATATCTTCTGGATATGTTATGCATTTGATATTCTTATTTTGCACTCAAGCTTTTGCCGGTGTTTTGATGTCAATTGTAGTTAAGTTGACAGTCAGGGAAATGGTTGTCAGTGCACTACTCTCCAAGATAAAAACCTACATGTCTGTACACAAGATGTTACATATTCATCATGCTATTTTTAAAGATCAGATCACCTATACCATTTCGTTCATAAAAACAAGTTACTTTTATTCTTGTTCACATTGTTGCATGCGAATTGTTTGCACTCAATAAGCACCAAAAGTTTATGTTATTTGGATAATATGCAGAACTAGTAAAACTTCATTTAGAAATCCACTGCACTTCAGTTATGGACACTCTTAACTAGTAAAGAATTCAGGATCTGGTGGAAACTCAGATTTTAGGGCAATTTGTGGGCACTGGATTTTTTGAGGGAGTTTGTGAGTCAGGCGTGCTAATGCTAAAGTAACTACAAATGATTGCCACTCAGCAGTCAATGAGAACTGCCAAAGTCTGGCATGTTGCCCATTGCAAGCAGGTCATACCTTTCTTTAATGTGAACATATTTGATCTTTGAATGCGACAATATTAGTTCCTTTCACTGAAGAGCATTCTTAAAACAACTCAATGGTGGCTTTCATATCATACAACTATAACAGGGATAAGATGAATATGTCTATTAAAGAAGAGCATTACTATATTCTTTAGAGTGAATGATTAACCTAAACAACTTAAAACTAATAAGCAGCCAGAACTAATTTAGTCAGGCATGCCAGAACTAATTTAGTCAGGCATGCCAAAGCTAATAAGCATGGGAATCTGAGCATTTCTTAGTGTTCACTACCTTCTTCAAAGAGTCAACAACATTCTCTAAGATATCAACGTTTTCCATCAATATCTTGCATTCAACCATGTCTTTAAGACAATGATATTGCATATGATAtgttttgtttgagcatgaaagtatgttttgtttgagcatgaaagtAGGCTTCTTAGCTAAACTGATTACACTTTAGCTATCACAATCTAACCTCACAATCTTTTGTTTTGATCAACAATTCCTTGCCTCTTGCTCATCCAACTATCCACTCCAACAAACAAGGTAAACAGATAACTACTCATAGATATGTTACTATCCATGTCTCCAGTTCAATTAGCATCAATAAATCCCTGTAGGTTCATCAATTTTCCCAACTTGAATTTACTTTGGTAGCAAATTACATAGTATGAGGTACTACACAATTATCTGAAGATCCTTTAAACTCCAAACCAATGCTTCTTTCTTGGATTCAACATTTAACTACTTGAAACTCCCATttatgagcaatatttggtctagtACACACCTTGGCATACATTAGGCTTGCAACAACACTCACATTTAAGGAACATGGCTTATGTCCTCAATCACTTCTTGTTTTTTGGGAAATTATTATATAGACAATTTCAGATCAACATGAATAGGAATATTGTCATGTTTTCATTATTGCATTCTAAATCTTTGCAGATAGATTCAATAACTGCAGTTTGATGTTTAATTGATCTCTTTTAATTTTTACGCCTAAATAAAATTAGCAACATAAATATCCTTTATATAAAATTGAGACAAGAGCTATGGTTTAAGATCTTTACTGATTTTCTTATGTTACCAATAAGCAACACACCACCAATTTCCTTGAAACATAAAATGTGATCAACTTTGCTTTCTACAAATGTGTCTAAAAACATGAATATTAAATGTTTAGCACAATATCTTTGGTGATTGTTttaggccatagagagatttctttaACTTGTGAACCACATCCTCTTTTTCCCTTAGCTATATTTTTCCTAAATTGTGAatatagatttcttcttcaagatcctcATGAAATAAAGTTCTCTGAACATCCATAAATTCTACTTCAAGAGGAAAAGTAGCAATAACTAATAAAAAATCTAAtataattcaatttaaaaattgagATTAAAATCTCATCAAAATCAATTCCCTCCACTTGGGAATATCCTTTTTTGACCAACCAAGCCTTGTACTTATCTACATAACACTCTTAATTGAACTTCTTCATATACTCATTTGCAATTGACATACTTCCTTCTAATAGATAGCTATGACCAAATCTTATGTCCTATTTATAAACATAGCCTCCAACTTTTCATCCATGGTCTTCTTCCAAAACTTGATTTCCTTTGAATCAAATGCCTTCTTAATAGTTCTAAGATCATCATCGATATCATATAAAGCAAAAGCAACACAAAAATCACATGGCCTATACCTTTTTGCTTTCTTGCTATCTtgactttgttggtattttggtatggttttgtcattgatgtcaacacctactaaatacacctactttggagatccaacaacattcaccggcaaacagtaaactgtgcaacagttaccggtatatggttcaccggcaggatataatgttcaccggcacttggaatgacatggaaaacacttggtaatatcgaagacatcatgtggacaccttattttgaagtaataatcattggtatatacttatttgcatatttgcttttgccggcaaataggtccaggttatctagggttacaccggcaggtttatcttttccagatcagcatggcacactatggagatgatttattattgttgtaaatgcattaagccgacatgttcaatcagttattgcatcagatattgtattatttgtaaaatatttttattgtaatatcttgtagagccgacctactaaaattggtcttagggtatggtataaatgtaagatcttatttgtaagatcaagtgtggaatgcgaaaaagatttaagaaagggtatatgcgagaaaaagcagaggcatacacgaagacatcatttgaaggtgaagttaggtttttgtagaatcatatcagcattacaccggtactgaatccaacatatgaagatgctattttgtgcagtacattcttattggatttaaccatccaactgtagtcagtgtgactcccatttgtgattgagcagtgagctctaggctgttggcctttctgcatgtgcagaccccttttgtacatttactatctacagtagtatcatctgattgtgggtaaggtttcccaccgtggtttttccccttacagggtttccacgtacaaatattggtgtcatatgttgtgaatgactttgtgcttatgtttcatgcattaattcttaccggtatagcaatttactattaacactgtttactggcatacttaactgatttaccggtattaagcattaagttggttaataagtttttggtttgaatttattagacaactgattcaccccccaccccccccccccctccccctttcagttgtctccgggacctacaattggtatcaaagcctagtcctctttttgcagaagtttaacaacttgaggagatccaatg contains:
- the LOC131054617 gene encoding putative UDP-glucuronate:xylan alpha-glucuronosyltransferase 3, with product MRPSPTPPTPQEPRHRQAGPIEDGTSRRTQAQRHSKDSEKGTHSPRPDRNSNLRLFYLRLALILIICGTLVTLLCSPAVDSSSSHLRPRSRFGEVGWLWERNFIDERYVAVEEVDWSQVSKYLASLNKLEKELKVGLLNFGEEEVQKWQQLAPGSEFITFTFDYARRDVKWETLYPEWIDEDEAFEVPKCPQLHLPKVPKNTKLDVVAAKLPCRKWEKNWSRDVARLHLQLAAANLAVSSKGHGVYVLLITEWWPSPNIFTCKDLISHENDTWLYKPNASILKSKLKLPVGSCQLAVPLKAKVRPYSGNPKREAYATILHSAEFYVCGAIAVARSIRLTGSKRDLVILVDATIIAEHRRGLEMAGWKLRQIERIRNPKAEREAYNEWNYSKFRLWQLTDYDKIIFIDADLLILRNIDFLFGMPEITATGNNATLFNSGVMVIEPSNCTFQLLMDHINDIESYNGGDQGYLNEIFTWWHRMPKHMNFLKHFWSSDADEKELKTYLFGADPPVLYVLHYLGLKPWLCFRDFDCNWNNPILQEFASDVAHARWWKVHDSMPESQQQFCLLRSKQKAFLEWDRRQAEAAKLPDEHWKRNITDPRLQICNESFCFWESMLWHWGEANYTENATTEAPPKTVAL